A section of the Nitrososphaerota archaeon genome encodes:
- a CDS encoding arginine--tRNA ligase: MSFRVLLDEIRKNLLIILEQQKISDIAFSLEPAKEGFGDVSCNVAFLAAKALKKRPNEIAQEIATEYQLFLGGLVSKVEAHPSGYVNFFADTGKLGKIIIVQSQKDDYGSVNVGSGATITVEHTSVNPNKALHIGHVRNVVVGDSIIRILQKAGYRINTLNYVDDSGLQVADILLGFRHLGFSKEPPAGQKFDHYCGDEVYVKTTENYQVNPELQEKRNQILKEIEDGNSETANFASNITRQVLSEQLKTCWRFGVSYDCLNFESEIIRSHLWPQIFEKLKQMNLIKFESEGKNKDCWVILVDGEEDKILVRSNGTATYIAKDIPYAAWKLGLVEDPFYYTKYCDQPNGKPLYQTTLIPNDIPKQNYSSDKVITVIDSRQARLQNIITKLMAKFGQNKKEYVHLSYESVTLSSDTANSLGLDTGGKSAQMSGRKGLYVNADKILDTLEQKTLEETKKRNPELSNDILHKIAKNVAVATLRYEMLKQDLDKIITFDATKSLSLEGDTAPYIQYAYARASRILEKSNSKPNFDAKFELLQDQYESALVKVIGKFDLVVEDAANNLSPKVIAKYCYLLAVSFNGFYEHVRVLDAEPYLLNARICIVSAFQRCLQKALNLIGIDTPERM; encoded by the coding sequence TTGAGCTTTCGAGTTTTATTAGATGAAATTAGAAAAAACCTCCTGATAATACTGGAGCAGCAAAAGATTTCCGACATTGCGTTTTCACTAGAACCTGCAAAGGAAGGGTTTGGGGATGTAAGCTGCAATGTTGCATTTTTGGCTGCAAAGGCTCTAAAGAAGAGGCCAAATGAGATAGCGCAAGAAATAGCAACCGAATATCAACTATTCCTAGGAGGACTGGTCTCGAAAGTAGAGGCGCACCCGTCTGGTTATGTAAATTTTTTTGCAGATACTGGTAAGCTAGGTAAAATCATCATTGTACAATCCCAAAAGGATGATTATGGCTCTGTAAATGTTGGGTCTGGTGCAACAATTACTGTAGAACACACAAGTGTCAACCCAAACAAGGCGCTACACATTGGACATGTAAGAAATGTTGTAGTTGGCGATTCGATAATCAGAATATTGCAAAAGGCAGGATACAGAATCAACACGCTAAACTATGTGGATGATTCTGGGTTGCAGGTAGCAGACATTTTGCTTGGCTTTAGGCACCTTGGGTTTTCGAAGGAGCCTCCAGCAGGGCAGAAATTTGATCATTACTGCGGAGATGAAGTCTATGTAAAGACCACAGAAAATTATCAGGTAAACCCGGAATTACAAGAAAAAAGAAACCAAATCCTTAAAGAAATCGAGGACGGCAATTCCGAGACTGCGAATTTTGCATCGAATATTACCCGCCAGGTTCTCTCTGAACAGCTTAAGACTTGCTGGAGGTTTGGCGTGTCATATGACTGTCTGAATTTCGAGTCTGAAATAATTCGCTCTCATCTTTGGCCACAAATATTTGAAAAACTAAAACAGATGAACCTAATAAAATTCGAGTCCGAAGGAAAAAACAAGGACTGCTGGGTAATACTTGTAGATGGTGAAGAAGACAAGATTTTGGTTAGAAGCAACGGTACTGCCACATACATTGCAAAAGATATTCCCTATGCGGCATGGAAGCTAGGACTAGTCGAAGACCCATTCTACTATACAAAGTATTGTGATCAGCCAAACGGTAAACCACTATACCAAACCACATTAATTCCAAATGATATCCCAAAACAAAACTATTCCTCAGACAAAGTTATCACAGTAATTGATTCCAGGCAAGCCAGACTTCAAAATATAATCACTAAATTGATGGCAAAGTTTGGGCAAAACAAAAAGGAATATGTGCATTTGTCATACGAATCGGTAACGTTATCGTCAGATACTGCAAATTCACTAGGATTAGATACTGGGGGAAAAAGTGCGCAAATGTCTGGCAGAAAAGGACTCTATGTCAATGCAGACAAGATTTTGGATACGTTGGAGCAAAAAACACTAGAAGAGACCAAAAAGCGTAACCCTGAACTGTCTAATGATATTCTGCACAAAATTGCAAAAAATGTAGCAGTCGCCACACTCCGATACGAAATGTTAAAGCAGGATCTAGACAAGATCATAACCTTTGACGCTACAAAATCATTAAGCCTAGAAGGAGACACTGCGCCGTACATCCAGTATGCGTATGCAAGGGCTAGTCGAATCTTAGAAAAATCAAATTCAAAGCCAAACTTTGATGCAAAATTTGAGTTGCTCCAAGACCAATACGAGTCAGCACTTGTAAAGGTAATTGGCAAGTTTGACTTGGTAGTGGAGGATGCTGCAAATAACCTGTCACCTAAGGTGATTGCAAAATATTGCTATTTGCTTGCGGTGTCGTTTAATGGATTTTATGAGCATGTAAGGGTATTGGACGCAGAGCCTTACCTACTCAATGCAAGAATATGCATCGTGTCTGCATTTCAGAGATGCCTACAAAAAGCCCTGAATTTAATTGGAATAGATACACCTGAAAGAATGTAA
- a CDS encoding phosphoglycolate phosphatase, which translates to MRRRTFAVDIDGTITENGGGRIHLGALNSLRHMKKMGHNVILVSGRSSVEAYLLGVFGGLDTVGVGENGGCITYGTNQHHLIGNKEKCLQALSLIRTKINNVQEKPVFPRMTEVVLERTFDIADAQKITQDASMDVVIADSQYAIHINSAGIDKTVGFKEVMKKLDIRSEDVIAIGDSETDVPLFMMAGYSIAVGNAFDDVKSWAKMVVSSHAGDGVIEALDKLAPSLSEL; encoded by the coding sequence ATGAGGCGCAGAACATTCGCAGTGGATATTGATGGTACAATAACAGAAAACGGTGGAGGAAGAATTCATTTGGGTGCACTAAATTCTTTGCGCCACATGAAGAAAATGGGTCACAATGTAATTTTGGTTTCTGGCAGATCATCAGTTGAGGCATATTTACTTGGGGTCTTTGGTGGACTAGACACAGTAGGCGTTGGGGAAAACGGTGGATGTATCACTTATGGGACAAACCAACACCATCTGATTGGGAATAAGGAAAAATGCCTTCAGGCACTGTCACTAATTCGTACAAAAATTAACAATGTGCAAGAAAAGCCAGTTTTTCCTAGAATGACCGAAGTCGTACTAGAGAGAACATTTGACATTGCAGATGCGCAAAAAATAACACAAGACGCATCAATGGACGTGGTAATTGCAGACAGCCAATATGCAATCCACATAAACTCAGCAGGTATAGACAAGACTGTGGGATTCAAAGAGGTTATGAAAAAGCTGGACATTCGTTCAGAGGACGTAATCGCAATTGGCGACAGCGAGACAGACGTTCCATTGTTTATGATGGCAGGATACAGCATTGCAGTGGGTAATGCGTTTGACGATGTAAAATCTTGGGCAAAGATGGTTGTGTCTTCTCATGCTGGAGATGGAGTAATTGAGGCATTAGACAAGCTTGCGCCAAGCCTTTCGGAGTTGTAG